In a single window of the Pocillopora verrucosa isolate sample1 chromosome 4, ASM3666991v2, whole genome shotgun sequence genome:
- the LOC131785264 gene encoding histamine H2 receptor-like has protein sequence MDNKNGSNATNNLGKEDVNRSDYRGALVLFGLLSISAIAANSLILVLIWKKRHLRTTSNTILASLAVSDLLTGVVAVPMVIACTETLIQDVCIAMDISNRFLAFSSVTHLIVLSVDRYIRIIKILQYPSIVTKVRLAWTLAFTWVFSLLASLVQLTWVLHATMDDDTMIRFDLGYDFFHMIALVMVPLFLMISIYTKLFIHLRWQCKEIHSDLSGHTVSQFNARRRKVNEKKTAFLFIAMIAVFIFGLFLYFLWAIIDDLEVIGLLNIERSAQNIIVPVIIFLRFLSALCNPLLCTFMKQDFLDALKSFLNALRSSRRV, from the coding sequence atgGATAACAAAAATGGCAGTAACGCAACAAACAACCTTGGCAAGGAAGATGTGAACAGAAGCGACTACAGAGGAGCATTAGTTCTTTTTGGATTGCTTTCAATATCTGCCATTGCTGCTAACAGCCTGATCCTGGTGctgatctggaaaaaaagacATCTCCGCACCACTTCCAACACAATTCTTGCCAGTCTCGCAGTAAGTGACCTTCTCACTGGCGTGGTGGCAGTGCCAATGGTGATTGCGTGCACAGAGACGTTAATACAGGATGTCTGCATCGCCATGGACATCTCAAATCGTTTCCTGGCCTTCTCATCCGTGACCCACCTTATTGTTTTATCCGTCGACCGTTATATTAGAATAATCAAGATCTTACAATATCCGTCCATCGTCACTAAAGTAAGACTCGCTTGGACGTTGGCATTCACGTGGGTGTTCTCACTACTGGCTTCATTGGTGCAGCTAACTTGGGTTCTACACGCCACAATGGATGATGACACAATGATCCGCTTTGACCTAGGATACGACTTCTTTCACATGATTGCCCTCGTTATGGTGCCCCTCTTCTTGATGATAAGTATCTATACGAAACTTTTCATCCATCTTCGCTGGCAATGCAAGGAGATCCACAGCGATTTGTCTGGACATACGGTGTCACAGTTTAATGCAAGGAGACGaaaagtgaatgaaaaaaaaactgctttcttgTTCATTGCAATGATCGCAGTCTTCATATTTGGcctgtttttgtattttttatggGCGATTATAGACGATTTGGAAGTAATAGGGCTTCTTAACATAGAGCGAAGCGCACAGAACATAATTGTCCCTGTCATCATTTTCCTTCGCTTTTTGAGCGCGCTGTGTAATCCCCTTCTGTGTACATTCATGAAGCAAGACTTTTTAGACGCTTTGAAATCCTTTCTGAATGCGTTAAGAAGTTCGAGAAGGGTTTAA
- the LOC131785232 gene encoding uncharacterized protein, whose amino-acid sequence MTTQPSIRRLVPLFFSVFIASTTSAIQTYQKFVGLPETGDRVDYSNASEHSRTLIIRHNLPGKIFFYESSEFWIELLTTTPEDDNNSLVKISYTALADNNPILLEVYAPQIKLSADTNGTEKLLVIIFSALVSFFILGLMVSALCYFCYWKKRQKTDANESVEDISRTSYLSSSRTSLNGVGPSPSGTQFLVVAVCACVLHAQLQTANVEITIYFPREFLRSDSRVFLKSENNNEVRVATNDTRLKINIFDVPNAGFISENRCFDKNTSCINGACDPLVGKCVCPRRMRAIRLKGGNEEDMRCVFKCDQKCQSGFFEVSSCNHTHQAVCKKCRPQCSFKEFESVQCTGKTDRNCTDISQLPHIQVSPNIVYEDVLKAKDDIPLRKTVSNDSSSSSLWFNRSSGLAIKLRILTIDYGTTFREVKHDANDNSKLPKDVTSQIVLRELCSSPVPDYYRIDLKESSENVQIIKGQPNTPCPRYDGKLKTLPTQGNILSCNGAENPVVRLFGVENRNQDYWKEESSKACHTLRNDCNKCRNECTISSLKNPVCSLTRSNTLHDSKQEYGEHFMYCFDCCFRENCTCSSCACTHYKSSCIDSQVTCVGEKQFIIPIMPVFSSGGHFKCHVKLSRGPVFEFEASLWKDGKFLRKIQEKRDKNYTQETGRETTSYDYGYIVLRHSSKIRNNLGTFLMISGKVGESNYSVGWYKTEQKSEPHNTTDKLFIQPTEPFKINTNSWPQDNCQTFDAEKFLVISPKASINNFEELTQVTAKVAHEDSGRVYKVFNNSGSQEVHVEVPSERSILQHVYPGTVILNDNSFAGKLLRNRTFWTIRLTGRVSTCPGFFVARLTDQDRPDVNVYYYDIAIKNEDCLFQVEFNLPSGGDANLIDKQFVVRLTDSRKTLKLILVSPRRIPEFKPPDNDETFDLKKLEVFIPFGGAAGGMFLFFLAILIYGYKTRPKDSYHRDRDNELHFRHILFVVWFVGVRLVKSFLLTLTALFVILTAIHHTNVKTLEKYKTFHEQQAKLEEKFLQEMDKHKAQEIDRQWSLLSEGKAACEKNLKALNVFLEKHFREMRERQEEEMKRKSILYAAEDRIKKQFSASKAKFEKERKRLNERLEAYSNEINTRISQIQAKIEKSFWLKVAKGLYKSLDGLSRAFGGGGIKKPFIEWVGLSVNFPSVKAKLPSFDDIFQTFDSEPPIAPKRAQDINLTMWQRKTQISAKVNIQQVSAPNVNISRNLRIERAEELLALEWIVQLYRNGIFISVLIVFDVLWFVYRHCRTYQLAIVLLHGFPKVFKLEEIQKKEEKKEAKKKRKEEKARIDKQKNEARGNEKETKVDEFNMKNPNLEDSSRPPRFIDSSQESLLDQSQDSLPNVRGDQPDKEITLQESKSKRATRLGLKGLDNLNKVFLKFLVKLKQLNYQINNTNFVPMCLLLVIAILSVYVVIITAKHSMNVETMEIVGYFDLKMAPLLTMRKIVNTRITSNAFLVNDVHIPYYENRVNTRISFYRKKAEMYQAYQCAKADLHNEEYCSWAQEPGMDCDGVGPYNKDFLNKLTQFECNLEPVIPQRFTKFDRFRYKEVHKKALSPYLAALRGVILDTFYMFLVIIGIVILSKVLEIALFFLLKRFDLVRQVKHYQTHRDLKGELSVPHCIKYPSNESIIRHVGPLHMSNEMIATFGSNIHEGKSILWIK is encoded by the exons ATGACGACGCAGCCATCAATTCGAAGACTCGTTCccctctttttttctgttttcattgcTTCAACAACGTCAGCCATACAAACGTACCAAAAATTCGTTGGCCTTCCAGAAACTGGCGATAGAGTGGACTACAGTAACGCCAGTGAACACAGCAGGACTTTGATTATTCGCCACAATTTACCA ggaaaaatatttttttacgaGAGCAGCGAATTTTGGATTGAACTCCTCACCACAACCCCAGAGGACGACAATAATTCACTCGTAAAGATATCTTACACAGCACTTGCGGATAACAATCCAATATTGTTAGAAGTG TACGCGCCCCAAATCAAGCTGTCAGCTGACACAAATGGAACAGAGAAGCTTCTAGTCATCATTTTCAGTGCATTGGTATCATTTTTCATCCTTGGACTCATGGTGTCCGCACtgtgttatttttgttactGGAAAAAGCGGCAAAAAACAGATGCAAACGAGTCAGTTGAAG ACATTTCGAGAACCTCCTACCTGAGTTCGTCCCGTACCAGTCTGAATGGTGTTGGACCCTCACCGAGTGGTACACAGTTCTTGGTGGTGGCCGTTTGCGCATGTGTGTTACACGCTCAGCTGCAGACAGCGAACGTGGAAATTACTATTTACTTTCCCAGAGAATTTCTTCGTTCAGACTCCAGAGTTTTTTTGAAGtcagaaaataataatgaagtGAGAGTTGCAACCAACGATACAAGGCTGAAAATCAACATTTTTG acgTTCCCAACGCCGGATTCATTTCTGAGAATAgatgttttgataaaaatacatCATGTATTAACGGTGCCTGTGATCCTCTGGTGGGAAAATGCGTCTGTCCAAGGAGAATGCGAGCTATCAGACTTAAGGGTGGCAATGAAGAGGACATGCGATGTGTGTTCA aATGTGATCAAAAGTGCCAGAGTGGTTTCTTTGAAGTTTCCTCTTGCAATCACACGCATCAAGCTGTATGCAAAA AGTGTCGTCCTCAGTGCAGTTTTAAGGAATTTGAATCCGTTCAATGCACCGGAAAAACAGACAGAAATTGTACTG acATATCCCAACTGCCTCACATTCAAGTTTCTCCGAACATTGTCTATGAAGATGTTTTAAAG GCTAAAGATGATATACCACTAAGAAAAACTGTCAGCAATGACTCAAGCTCTTCTAGCCTCTGGTTTAACCGATCAAGTGGTCTGGCGATAAAGCTTCGAATACTAACCATCGACTATGGCACGACCTTCCGTGAAGTCAAACATGACGCTAACGACAACAGTAAGCTTCCAAAAGACGTGACTTCACAGATTGTCCTAAGGGAATTATGCAGCTCTCCAGTTCCGGACTATTACCGGATAGATTTAAAGGAATCTTCTGAAAACGTGCAGATTATTAAAGGACAACCGAACACTCCTTGCCCAAGGTATGATGGGAAGTTGAAAACTCTGCCGACCCAAGGAAATATACTTTCGTGTAATGGCGCTGAAAATCCCGTCGTTAGGCTATTTGGCGTCGAAAACAGGAACCAAGACTATTGGAAAGAAGAGAGTTCCAAAGCTTGTCACACACTAAGGAACGATTGCAACAAATGTCGCAATGAATGTACGATTAGTTCCTTAAAGAACCCTGTCTGCTCTCTAACCAGGAGCAATACCTTACATGACTCGAAGCAAGAGTATGGAGAGCACTTTATGTATTGCTTTGATTGCTGTTTCCGAGAGAACTGCACCTGTTCGAGCTGTGCGTGTACGCATTACAAATCTTCATGCATCGATTCACAGGTCACTTGCGTTGGGGAAAAACAGTTCATCATTCCTATCATGCCTGTATTTTCCAGTGGGGGACATTTCAAATGTCACGTGAAGTTATCGAGAGGTCCCGTATTCGAGTTCGAGGCGTCTCTATGGAAAGATGGAAAGTTTTTGAGGAAAATTCAAGAGAAACGCGACAAGAACTATACCCAAGAAACTGGTCGAGAAACGACAAGCTACGACTATGGTTACATAGTTTTAAGACATTCCTCCAAGATCAGAAATAACttgggaacttttttgatgaTAAGTGGCAAAGTTGGAGAGTCAAACTACAGTGTGGGCTGGTATAAAACCGAACAAAAATCAGAACCACACAACACCACTGACAAGCTTTTTATTCAACCTACAGAACCTTTTAAAATAAACACGAACAGTTGGCCACAAGATAACTGCCAAACTTTCGACGCAGAGAAATTTTTGGTAATCTCGCCCAAAGCATCAATAAATAACTTTGAAGAGCTAACACAAGTTACGGCAAAAGTAGCTCATGAGGATAGTGGACGAGTGTATAAAGTATTCAACAACTCAGGCTCGCAAGAAGTCCATGTTGAGGTCCCATCTGAACGCTCCATACTGCAACATGTGTATCCAGGGACGGTTATATTGAATGATAACTCGTTTGCTGGAAAGCTTTTGAGAAATAGGACATTCTGGACCATACGTTTAACTGGACGAGTCAGCACCTGTCCAGGGTTCTTTGTGGCGAGGCTGACGGATCAAGACCGACCAGATGTAAACGTTTATTACTATGACATTG CAATAAAAAATGAAGACTGTCTCTTCCAAGTGGAATTCAATCTTCCCTCTGGTGGTGACGCAAACTTGATCGATAAACAGTTTGTTGTTCGCCTAACAGACTCCCGCAAGACTTTAAAACTCATCCTCGTTAGTCCAAGAAGGATACCTGAATTTAAACCACCTGACAATGACGAAACTTTTGATCTGAAAAAGCTAGAAGTCTTTATTCCATTTGGTGGGGCAGCAGGAGGGATGTTTCTCTTCTTTCTAGCAATTCTTATTTACGGTTATAAAACACGCCCAAAAGATAGCTACCACCGTGATCGGGATAATGAACTACATTTCAGGCATATCTTGTTTGTCGTCTGGTTTGTTGGAGTAAGACTTGTTAAGAGTTTCCTTTTAACACTGACTGCCCTGTTTGTAATTCTGACTGCTATTCACCATACGAATGTAAAGACACTCGAGAAATACAAGACCTTTCACGAGCAACAGGCAAAACTGGAAGAAAAGTTTCTTCAGGAGATGGACAAGCACAAAGCACAAGAAATAGATCGCCAATGGTCGCTTCTTAGTGAAGGAAAGGCAGCTTGtgagaaaaatttaaaggcGCTGAACGTGTTCTTAGAGAAACATTTCAGAGAAATGAGAGAAAGACAGGAAGAAGAGATGAAGCGGAAATCTATCCTGTACGCGGCGGAGGATCGGATCAAGAAACAATTTTCTGCGTCAAAAGCAAAATTCGAAAAGGAGAGGAAGCGACTTAATGAGCGACTGGAGGCGTatagtaatgaaataaataccaGGATCTCACAGATTCAAGCGAAAATAGAGAAAAGCTTTTGGTTGAAGGTTGCTAAAGGACTTTACAAGTCTTTGGATGGTCTATCGAGAGCTTTTGGTGGAGGAGGTATTAAAAAACCTTTTATCGAGTGGGTCGGGCTATCGGTCAATTTTCCGAGTGTAAAGGCAAAACTTCCATCGTTTGACGACATTTTCCAAACTTTCGACAGTGAACCACCCATCGCCCCAAAAAGAGCACAAGACATCAATCTCACTATGTGGCAGAGAAAAACTCAGATAAGCGCAAAAGTAAATATTCAGCAAGTATCAGCTCCAAACGTTAACATATCACGCAATCTACGTATAGAAAGAGCGGAAGAGTTGTTAGCTTTAGAATGGATCGTGCAGCTCTACAGGAACGGGATTTTCATATCTGTATTGATTGTTTTTGATGTTCTGTGGTTTGTTTATCGGCATTGTAGAACATACCAGTTGGCGATTGTGCTTCTACATGGCTTTCCGAAAGTGTTCAAGCtggaagaaatacaaaaaaaagaggagaaaaaggaggccaagaagaagaggaaggaaGAAAAGGCAAGgatagataaacaaaaaaacgaagCAAGAGGAAACGAAAAAGAGACAAAGGTTGATGAATTTAATATGAAGAATCCAAATCTCGAAGATTCTTCCCGCCCACCTCGATTTATTGACTCTTCCCAAGAAAGTCTATTGGATCAAAGTCAAGATTCGCTTCCAAATGTTAGAGGAGACCAACCTGACAAAGAGATAACTTTGCAAGAGTCAAAAAGCAAGAGAGCCACTCGACTTGGATTAAAGGGGCTTGACAATCTTAACAAGGTTTTTCTAAAGTTTCTGGTCAAACTCAAACAGCTTAATTATCAG ATCAACAACACAAATTTTGTTCCGATGTGTTTGCTGTTGGTAATTGCCATTTTGTCGGTATATGTTGTCATAATAACTGCTAAGCACTCCATGAACGTCGAAACTATGGAAATTGTTGGATATTTCGACCTTAAAATGGCACCGCTTCTGACCATGAGGAAGATTGTCAACACAAGAATAACATCAAATGCTTTTTTGGTTAATGACGTCCATATTCCGTACTACGAGAACAG agtGAATACAAGAATCTCGTTCTACAGAAAGAAGGCTGAAATGTACCAAGCGTATCAATGCGCAAAAGCTGACTTGCATAATGAAGAGTACTGCTCGTGGGCTCAGGAGCCTGGAATGGATTGTGATGGAGTGGGACCGTATAACAAGGACTTTTTAAACAAGCTGACGCAGTTTGAATGTAACTTAGAACCGGTTATTCCACAGAG atttaccaAGTTCGACCGTTTTCGTTACAAAGAAGTCCACAAAAAGGCTCTATCTCCTTATTTGGCAGCCCTTCGAGGAGTTATCTTGGACACGTTTTACATGTTTTTGGTTATCATTGGTATTGTCATCCTCTCCAAAGTACTGGAAATCGCattgtttttcttgcttaaGAGATTCGATCTAGTACGCCAAGTTAAACACTATCAAACGCACCGAGACCTCAAGGGGGAGTTAAGTGTTCCACATTGTATCAAATATCCTTCAAATGAGAGCATCATTAGGCATGTGGGACCTCTTCACATGTCCAACGAGATGATAGCGACGTTTGGGTCGAACATCCACGAAGGAAAAAGTATCCTATGGATCAAGTGA